DNA sequence from the Flavobacteriales bacterium genome:
GGAGGCTATGGAAAAAGCAGACCCCGACTGGGTAAAGTTGATGATCGGTTTACATCCTTGTTCTGTAACAGCAGATAATGATACAGAAATGGAATTTGTAAAATCTCAATTGGCTTCAAGACCTTTTGCGGCTATTGGAGAAATAGGGATTGATTTATATTGGGATAAAACCCACCTAGAAGAACAAAAAGCTGTTTTTCGCCAACATTGTGATTGGGCATTAGCGTATCATCTTCCGATAATTATTCATGTTCGTGATGCTTTTGAGGAAGTGTTTGAGGTATTAGAAGAATATAGAAAAACGCCACTCACAGGAATATTTCATTGTTTTACAGGAGGAAAAGAAGAACTGGATCAAGTTCTTAGTTTAGGGTTTAAAGTGGGTTTAGGTGGAGTTCTTACTTTTAAAAATGGAGGCTTAGATAAAACTTTGGCACTTTATGAATCCAAAGAAATACTGTCTCATATTGTCTTAGAAACAGATGCGCCCTATCTTGCTCCACACCCACACAGAGGAAAGAGAAACGAAACATCATATATATCTTTGGTAGCTAGTAAATTATCTGAGGTTTTGAATGTGCCTTTAGAAGAAATTCAAGAAAAAACTACTCAAAATGCTTTGGATCTTTTTGTAGCGTACTAAAAATTATGTTTACAAAAAAAACGAGAACCAAGCTTTATTTATTCTAATCTCAAACTCGTATATTTAGGTCTTTAAACTTATTTTTTTTATTAAGAACTCATGCAGGAAAAGCAAAAAGTATTATTGATATATACTGGAGGAACCATTGGGATGAGAAAAAATCCTGAAACAGGAAGTCTGATGCCCGTGAATTTTGAGGGTATGCAAAACTCAATTCCAGAACTCGGTCAGTTAGAAATATCTTATGATGTAATCTCCACAAAAGAAAGTAAGGACTCATCGGATATGACAGCTGATGATTGGGTAGAAATGGCAACAGTTATCCATGAACACTATTCAAGCTATTGTGGCTTTGTGATTCTACATGGGTCAGATACATTGGCATTTACGGCTTCGGCATTGAGTTTTATGTTCGAAAATTTAGACAAACCAATAATCCTAACGGGTTCACAATTGCCTATGGGAGTTCCTAGAACAGATGCCAGGGAGAACTTAATTACTTCTTTAGAAATAGCTTCTTCTTATGAAAACGGTTTGGCTATGATTCCCGAAGTAGCGGTATATTTTGAATACAAATTATATAGAGGAAATAGAGTCTCTAAGCTAGACGCAGAACGCTTTGATGCCTTTGGTTCTTATAATTATCCACCATTGGCAGAAGCAGGAGTTAATATGATGTGGAAAAGAGACTTGATACATCATCCTTTAACTTTTCAAACAATAAAACTCAATACGGCATTAGAAAAAAATATCATTAGCATAAAACTATTTCCAGGAATAGACGCCCAATTTTATCAGAATTTAATTCTTGATGAAAAAATTAAGGGAATCGTTATAGAAACCTTTGGGGCAGGAAATATTGGGAATAAACCAGAATGGACGGCTTTGCTTAAAAAAGCGATAAATCAAGGTAAAGTTATTGTTAATATTAGCCAATGCTTAGGAGGTTCTGTGGAGCAAGGAAAATATGAAGCCAGTAGAGAATTACAAAAAATAGGTGTTATTTCAGGTGGCGAAATGTCTTATGAAGCAACCATTTGTAAGCTCATGCACGTACTGGCACAACCCATTTCTCATGAAAGAAAAAAGGAAATAATTCTAAAAAATATTCGAGGAGAACGCTAAGGGATTTTTTAACATCCATTCACATTTTCCGAAAATTTTGTATTTTGCCATAGATTTTAGGCAAGTTCAAAAAATTTGCCCTAGGAAATAATTGCTTTATTAAAAAAGGCAATGATTTTCTAAAATCTACGTTTTAGAAATAAAAAGAGAACAAGTAAAACAAAAACTAATCGAAAAAAGAAGATGAAAAAACTATCATTTCTTGCTGTAGCTATGCTAACTTCAGTGCCTACATTTGCTGCTGAAGATCAGAACTTCCACCAAATCTTAAAGGAGAAGTTTATTGAGGGAGGTCCTATGTTTATGGGAATTGTACTATTGGTACTTATTCTTGGTTTGGCAATTGTCATCGAAAGAATTATTTACCTTAACATGGCTACCACAAACACAAACAAATTAATCAAAAATGTAGAAGAAGCGCTAGCATCAGGTGGTGTAGAAGCTGCAAAAGACGTTTGTAAAAACACAAGAGGACCCGTTGCTTCTATTTTCTGGCAAGGGCTTGATAGAGCTAGCGAAGGACTTGATGCTGCAGAAAAAGCAGTAATCGCTTATGGAGCTGTTCAAATGGGACGTTTGGAAAAAAACATCTCTTGGATTTCATTATTTATCGCTCTAGCTCCAATGCTTGGATTTATGGGAACGGTAATCGGTATGATCGAAGCATTTGATGCCATCCAAGAAGCAGGAGATATTCAACCTTCATTGGTAGCAGGAGGT
Encoded proteins:
- a CDS encoding TatD family hydrolase, whose product is MIDTHTHLYSSKFDEDRAEAINRAKENGVKQIYLPSIDQAYFASMEAMEKADPDWVKLMIGLHPCSVTADNDTEMEFVKSQLASRPFAAIGEIGIDLYWDKTHLEEQKAVFRQHCDWALAYHLPIIIHVRDAFEEVFEVLEEYRKTPLTGIFHCFTGGKEELDQVLSLGFKVGLGGVLTFKNGGLDKTLALYESKEILSHIVLETDAPYLAPHPHRGKRNETSYISLVASKLSEVLNVPLEEIQEKTTQNALDLFVAY
- a CDS encoding asparaginase: MQEKQKVLLIYTGGTIGMRKNPETGSLMPVNFEGMQNSIPELGQLEISYDVISTKESKDSSDMTADDWVEMATVIHEHYSSYCGFVILHGSDTLAFTASALSFMFENLDKPIILTGSQLPMGVPRTDARENLITSLEIASSYENGLAMIPEVAVYFEYKLYRGNRVSKLDAERFDAFGSYNYPPLAEAGVNMMWKRDLIHHPLTFQTIKLNTALEKNIISIKLFPGIDAQFYQNLILDEKIKGIVIETFGAGNIGNKPEWTALLKKAINQGKVIVNISQCLGGSVEQGKYEASRELQKIGVISGGEMSYEATICKLMHVLAQPISHERKKEIILKNIRGER
- a CDS encoding MotA/TolQ/ExbB proton channel family protein, whose translation is MKKLSFLAVAMLTSVPTFAAEDQNFHQILKEKFIEGGPMFMGIVLLVLILGLAIVIERIIYLNMATTNTNKLIKNVEEALASGGVEAAKDVCKNTRGPVASIFWQGLDRASEGLDAAEKAVIAYGAVQMGRLEKNISWISLFIALAPMLGFMGTVIGMIEAFDAIQEAGDIQPSLVAGGIKVALLTTVFGLIAAIILQIFYNYILSKVDSLVNNMEDASVSLIDLLAKHNK